The region TCTTTTCTCCTTCCCCTTCAGCTAGACCTGCTACCACTATATTGGCTGATGCCCCGACAAGTGTTGCATTTCCCCCGAGACAAGCGCCAAGCGCTAACGACCACCAAATTGGGTCAAGGTAAACAAGTCCATACGTTTCAAACTCCTGAATCACCGGAATCATCGCCGCAACAAACGGAATATTATCAACCACACCGGAAAACAATCCCGAAACCCATAAAATCAATAAAGCAGTCTTGGAAAAATCACCATCTGTGAACAGAACGATCATCCTGGCCAATTCATCGATAATTCCAACCTCCCGAAGTCCTCCCACCAAAGCAAACAACCCAATAAAGAAAAATAAAGTGATCCACTCAACCTGTTTTAATATGTGTTCCGTGTCAAGTTCTTTTTCAGTTAACAGCAGCAGTAATACAGCCCCACTGATAGCTACTATCGTCAGATTGATATGAAGGAAAGAATGCAGGAGAAACCCAAATAACGTCATTGATAAAACAGATATCGATTGATAAAGCATCGGAGACCTAACTAGATATTCCGACGCATCAAGTTCCAGCAGTTTTCTGACATTGGAACTCCCGGTTCTTAATGATTTTCTGAACAGCATATACAGCATAAAAACCATTGCGGCAAAAATAATGCCAGCGACGGGAGCCAAATGATTAACAAACGATAGAAAATTCAGGTGGTCCACTGCCTGTCCAATCATAATGTTAGGCGGATCACCGATTAATGTAGCAGTTCCCCCAATATTGGAACTGAAAATAATCATCAACAGATAAGGAAATGAAGGCAGTTGCAATTCTTTTGTGATTTTCAGGATGATGGGGACAAAAATAAGTACTGTCGTTACGTTATCCAGCAAAGCTGAACCAAATGCGGTCAACATTCCGACACCAATCAGCAAAGGTACTGGGGATCCGCGGACTTTTTGGGCAAATCGAATTGCTACGAACGAAAACAACCCCGTTCGTTCCGTAATCGATATCAGCACCATCATGGAAAATAATAGCGCAATCGTATTCCAGTCAATATAAGTCCGGAACATGTCATCCACGGAATAAATACCGGAAATAAGCAACAGGACACCGCCAGACATTGCAATGACTGCGCGGTTATACTTCTCTGTCATGATAAATACATAGCTGATTATAAAGATAACTGTTGCGAGCAGAACATCCATATAAGCATCCTCTTTCAATATTGGTATCATTGCTTCATACATATATATGCTCGCATGTCTTAAAAAATTTCAGTCTATTTTTCACTTGTCCGAATAACATTTAATAGGGGACAGATTCTCCTGTCTGTATTTTAAAATTTATCCGGAATAGAAAAAGGGGGTTAAAAAATTCGAAAACAACAATTTATAGCGCTGCTGTATGGTTGGGTCGTTGTGCTTGGTCTGATCCTTTTAACAAGTGTAATTCTTGCATTACTTCTTCGGTTTACTGAAATGGATGGAACCGCATTATCGTGGACTACCTTAATTACCGGATTAATCTGCTTATTTGCAGGAGGTATTGTTTCCGGTATTAAAGGCAAGCAAAAAGGCTGGGTAATTGGAGGAATAACTGGACTTGGATTCACCCTTTTCACATTTCTCATTCAATACCTGGGGTATGAACAGGCATTTTCATTGCAGCAGTCATTTTACCATCTGGGATATATTTTGGCAGCATTACTTGGTGGAATGATTGGTGTAAATATGACCAGTGGACAGGAAGAATAAAATGTTTAACGTTTGAAAGAAGCAGTAAGAAAATTTACCTTTCTTAACAGCGAAAAAAAAGCGCAGAGTAAGTTCAACATTAAAATGTGAACAGCTTCTGCGCTTTTTTCTGTTTCCTTTATGTATCATCATAAAGTATTAGCTTTTTACCTCTCGGATGGCACTCCGGTCATACGTGAGTTTTGTATTTTCTCCCGCTGCCTGAATGACCACTGTATTTTCATCAATTGCATGTACAACTCCATGGAAGCCGCCAATCGTAATGACTTCGTCCCCTTTTTTAAGGTCGGTTTGCATTTGCTTTACCTGCTTCTGCCGCTTTTGCTGCGGACGAATCAGCAGAAAATAAAAAATAACAAACATCAAAATAATTGGTGATAGTGAAATAAGCATATCCATTATATCTATTCCCCCTTTCTAAAAGTTTTTTGCATCCGGGCGATTAAGCCCGTATTGTTCAAAGAATGCTTCTTTAAAGTCGCCAAGACGATCATCATAAATTGCTGCTCGTACTTGCTCCATTAATTTTAACAGAAAATATAAATTATGGTAAGTAGTAAGCCTGAATCCGAATGTTTCATTGCATTTAATCAGATGACGAATGTATGCACGTGAATAATTTTGGCATACATGACAATCACAATTTTCATCTATCGGACTAAAATCCCGGGCAAATTTTGCATTACGGACAACTAGCCTCCCATTTGATATCATGCATGTTCCATTTCGTGCAATGCGCGTCGGAAGGACACAATCGAACATATCAATCCCGCGGAGTGCACCATCTATCAATGAATCAGGGGATCCCACGCCCATCAAATATCTTGGCTTGTCAGGTGGCATGAGCGGAGTGGTGAATTCAAGCATTCGGTTCATGACATCCTTTGGCTCACCCACTGAAAGTCCACCAATTGCATAACCCGGAAAATCCATCGACGTTAAATCCGCTGCGCTCTGCCTGCGTAATTCCTCATACTCACCCCCCTGTATAATCCCGAACAATCCCTGGTCTTCCGGACGTTGATGTGCCTTCAAACAACGTTCAGCCCAGCGTGAAGTTCTTTCAACGGATGCCTTCATATAATCATATGATGCAGGATATGGCGGACATTCATCAAACGCCATCATAATATCGGAACCGAGAGCATTTTGTATCTCGATTGCCTTTTCAGGAGACAAAAATAATTTCTCGCCGTTTAAATGATTCCGGAAGTGGACACCCTCTTCTTTAATATTACGCATCTCACTTAAACTAAATACCTGAAAACCGCCGGAATCAGTTAAAATGGCACCATCCCAATTCATAAATTTATGAAGCCCGCCAGCTTCCCGGATAATATCTTCACCGGGACGCAGCCATAAATGATACGTATTGGAAAGAATAATATTGGCATTCATTTGATGCAGGTCTTCCGGACTCATTGTTTTGACCGTTGCCAGCGTACCAACCGGCATAAAAGTCGGTGTATCAAATGAACCATGTGGTGTGTGGACTTTTCCCAGTCTGGCTCCTGTTTGTTTACATGTTTTGATATGTTCATAGGTAATTGCTGTCATGTCATTTCGTTCCTTTTCCTATAAAATTAGCATCGCATCACCAAAGCTGAAAAACCGGTATCTTTCTCTAACCGCTTCACGGTATGCATGCAAAATACTCTCACGGTCCGCAAGTGCGCTTACCATCATAATCAAGGTAGATTTCGGCAAATGGAAATTGGTGATAAGACCGTCAATTGCCTGAAATTCGTAGGGCGGGTAAATAAAAATATCTGTCCATCCGCTCGATTCCATAAATTTTCCATTATGATCCCGTGTAATAGTTTCCAGCATTCTGGTTGACGTTGTACCGACCGAAATAATCCGGCCATTATTTTCCCTTACGCTTGTTAAGGTGTCCGCCGTTTCCTGTGTCATATGATAAAACTCGGAGTGCATCGTATGGTCATCAATGTTATCAACACTTACCGGGCGAAATGTGCCTAATCCGACATGAAGTGTAATAAAGGTTATGATTACCCCCATTACTTTAAGCTCGTCCAATAATTCATTGGTGAAATGCAAGCCTGCAGTCGGAGCAGCTGCCGATCCTTCTTCTTTTGCATAAACCGTCTGATACCGTTCCTTCTCCGGCAGCTGTTCTTTTATATACGGAGGGAGCGGCATTTCCCCCAGTTCATCAAGGACCTCATAAAAGATTCCTTCATATTCAAAATCCATAATACGACCGCCATGCTCCAAAATCTCTGTACATGTTGCACGGATTTTACCTTCTCCAAAAACGAGAGTCGTTCCCACTTTCACCTTTTTGGCCGGTTTGGTAAGTACCTCCCATGTATCATTTTCTTTTTGGTGTAACAGCAGTATTTCTATCTTTGCCCCTGTATCTTCTTTCACACCATACAATCTTGCCGGTAAGACCCGCGTATCATTCAAGACAAGACAATCTCCCGGATTTAAATATTTCTTGATATCCGTAAAATGCTGATGTTCAATGCGTTTATCATCCCGGTGTAAAACGAGCATCCGGGATGAGGACCGGTCCTTCAATGGTGTCTGTGCAATCAGTCCTTCTGGTAAATCAAAATCAAAATCTTCTATGTTCATCATGTTCTCCCTTACTTCCTTAACGAAATTTACTTATAATAAAAAAGATTAATGACAGTATAATACTCACAACGATCGAAGTCATAATTGGAAAATGGAAGGAAAAATTTCCTTTCTTAAAGCTGATATCACCCGGAAGCCGCCCGATGAACGTCCAAATGATTCCGATCAATAAAAAGACAATTCCAAGAATAATAAACAGTTTTCCTGCCTGCATTATGCACCGTTCCTTTGAATTCCAAGATGGTCGTAAGCCTTGGGTGTTACAACCCTTCCCCTCGGTGTTCGTTGCAAAAAGCCAATTTGTAATAAATACGGCTCATATACATCTTCAATTGTTTGCGATTCTTCCCCAATCGTTGCACCAATTGTATCCAAACCAACTGGGCCGCCCTGAAATCCATCAATAATACTGTTCAACAGTTTATGGTCAATATGATCAAGCCCTGCTTTATCCACTTGCAACATCTCCAGAGCAACACTAGTCGTTTCCAGGCTAATTTCCGTTTCACCTTTAACCTGTGAAATATCCCGGATTCGTTTCAAGAGCCGATTGGCAATTCGTGGTGTACCTCTTGATCTGCGTGCAATTTCAGATGCTGCTTCCTTTGTAATGGTCGTGTCAAATATTTCTGCTGTGCGTTCAACGATTGCACACAAGTCTTTTGTTTCATAAAATTCCAGGCGGCTGAGCACCCCAAATCGATCCCTCAACGGTGCAGACAGCAGCCCTGCCCGTGTGGTCGCACCAACCAGTGTGAAAGGGGGCAAATCAATTCGAACCGAACGCGCACTCGGACCTGTGCCGATCACAATATCCAGGAAGAAATCTTCCATGGCCGGATACAGGATTTCCTCCACAGATCTCGGTAAACGATGAACTTCATCAATAAACAGTACATCACCAGGTTCCAGTGATGACAGGATTGCTGCTAAATCACCAGCACGTTCTATGGCCGGACCGGAAGTGGAACGAAATTGAACGCCCATCTCATTGGCGATAATGGCAGCAAGTGTAGTTTTCCCGAGCCCGGGTGGTCCATACAATAGCACATGGTCAAGTGGTTCTTCCCGCATTCGGGCTGCCTGGATAAAAATGCTTAAATTTTCTTTGACCTTTTCTTGGCCAATGTACTGATTAAGATTGACAGGACGGAGACTTAGCTCGACAGTTGAATCTTCATTCTGCAATTCTCCAGTCACCATACGTTCATCCATCTCAATCTCCCCTTCGTCAATTTTTCATTAACAGTGCTAATGCTTTTCGGACAATTTCATCCGTGTTATGATCATTTTCATGCTGCAGCTTTGGAAGGACGGTTTTAATTTCCCTATCCGTATAGCCTAATGACTTTAATGCTTCCCGCGCTTCGGTTAATTCTTTTGTACCTGCATCTGTTGGCTGTTCCAATTCGGCCGAATCAACTGGTACTGTCACAAAGGCGTTCAACTTTCCTTTTAAATCAAGAATAATTTGCCGTGCTGTTTTTTTGCCAATCCCAGGAAAGCTCGTCAAAAATTTATCGTCTTCACGTTCAATTGCCTCAACAAAGCCGCTGACATCAACACTTCCCAATACAGCCAACGCCCCCTTTGGTCCAATTCCAGATACCGAAATGAGTTTGGTGAATAAATATTTTTCATCTTCATTTTTAAAACCATAAAGCATTTGTATATCTTCACGGACATAGTGGTATGTATTGATGGTTATTTCATTATTTAACGCATGCTGAAATACAAAAGGATTGGCGCAGATAATTTCGTACCCAACCCCATGCATATCCACAATCACTGCCTCCTCCTGGACAGCTGTCAAAACACCTCGTATATATGCTATCATTACAGACCTTCTCCTTTTACATTCCTTACCTTATTTTAACATAACTATCCCTGTCAATCATTAGAAAAACCCGGCATTTCTTTTATCTATGGCTAGTTCCAAAACCCTTCCTGTAAGATCAATCATAATCTTTACTCTCTGACGCTTTGAAAAACCAAAACTTCCATCTCCTATCATCCGATAAAAAATGGAAGTTTTGGTCAGATTTTATTCTGCATTCTCCAGATTATGAAAGATATCCTGAACATCTTCACTGTCTTCCAGCATGTCAATCAATTGAAGCATTTTTTTGTGATCATCCTCATCAGGTGTACTGAAGGTTTGCGGGAACATTGTGATTTCTGATTCCTCCAGTTCGTAGCCGCTGTCACGCAACTGATCACACACATTAGTAAAGTTTTCCGGTTCCGTATAAATTTCGTATGCATCTTCCTGTGTTACAATATCATCTGCACCGGCTTCAATTGCCTCCAGACTGATTTCATCTTCATCAATGGTACCATCTTCGTTTGTAATGACAATGTATCCTTTCCGGTCAAACATAAACGAAACACTGCCATTTTCCCCAAGATTTCCGTCATTTTTTTTAAATGCATGCCTTACTTCAGAAGCAGTTCTGTTCTTATTATCGGTCAAAACCTGCACAATGACTGCAACACCGCCTGGACCATACCCTTCATAGGTTAATTCCTCAAAACTTGCTCCATCAAGCGAACCGGTTGCTTTTTTAATGGCACGGTCAATGTTATCGTTTGGCATATTGTCGCCTTTTGCCTTATCAACAGCCAAACGCAAAGAAGGATTGGTATCAGGGTCTCCGCCGCCCTGTTTCGCTGCCGTATATATATCCTTTTGATGGCGCATGAAAATTTTTCCTTTTTTTGCATCCTGCGCGTTTTTTCTTCTTTGTATATTTTTCCATTTAGAATGACCAGCCATTGGACATTCTCCTCTCTAATAAATTCCTTTTTTACTATACCAAAAAAATGCAAATCGATAAAGGTGTCTTCTTAAAGTACAATCGGATCAGAATTGTGAAAAGGTGGCAAAATCTTTAATTTTGCCACCTTTCTACTTATGATTTCGATAGTATATATGAGAAGGGTTAAATTCAAAAGCAGCTGAATACCCCCGGTTTGGCATATCAGTCACGTTCCCTGTTGAAAAATTCATCAAGAAACTCTTCCATGTCACCATTCAATTGATCGGGTTCTGCATCTTCATCACGCATTTTATCCCAGTATACTCGATCAGTATAAACCACCACTTTTCGTTCAGGCACCATTTGTTTAACCTCATTTTTAATGGTTTTCTTAATTCCCTTAGGGGCATATTCGTTTACCTGAACACCAACTACGATTTTTTTGTCCGTTGCCACTACCTGAGCTTGTTTGACATTCTTGTTCTGTTTCAAATGCTCGGAAATGGACATTGTGAATTCATTCGTATATAAATCTGTCTTGGCATCCCTGTCTCCCATATTCAGCCTGTCCCGTTCACTCTGCTCGTAACCTCCCTGCTCAGCAATGTTTTCCGGTCTATTGTTCAATCGGTTATTGCGCTCATTTTCTGTTTCATAATGGATAGGTTCCGAACTTAAATCACCATCATTATCAGCGGCATTATCTGTCACTGCATTACAGCCAACAATAAAGACAGCAAATAATAGTAAGCAAAAAATTTTAAGCATCCACATAAAAAAACCTCCCTTATCTTCAGTTTGTATAAGAGAAGTTTTTTCATACACGTTAAAATTATTTTAAATGGAACTGTTTAGCACCACGACGTTTGTGTTCAGTTCGGGCATGCATGTTTTCAATTATTTTTTTATCCCGTTCGGGTACTTCTTTCCCCCGCAAATAAGCATCAATCGTATCATAGGAGGTACCCATTTCATCCTCATCCGTCTGACCTTCCCACAGATCCGCACTCGGCTGCTTGTTTACAACTTCATCGGGGACCCCCAGATATGCTGCCATTTCACGGACTTCCTGCTTCGTAAATTCGACAATCGGCAGGATATCAACACCACCGTCACCATACTTCGTAAAGTAGCCTGTATACCACTCAGAAGCATTATCCGTCCCAACAACAAGATAGTTATAATTGGTTGCTAACGTATATAAGGTACTCATCCGCAGACGTGCCCTTAAATTCGCATCAGCCAGCTGATTATTTTTTTCATTGAATTCATTTTTTTCCTCCACCTGTTCCTTAATGGTAGAGTATAATACGTTATGTGTTTCGGAAAGCTCAACGGTCAGATGGTTAATTCCACAGCTGTCCATTACCTTTTTACCATGATCTATACTTTCACGACTGCTTTTTAATGGCATAAGCACTCCCAATGAATTGTCAGGTGCAGCGCGCTGAATAAGGTAAGCTACCACCGCTGAGTCAAGCCCGCCACTGACACCAACCACCAGACCTTTCACACCGGTTTCTTTTACTTGATCCCGCAACCATTGCACAATTGCTTCTACTTTTTGTTCCACTTATCCATTCTCCTCTTTTTACCATGATTTGTGATTATCATAATTTTAGCATTCAAAGCTTACTTTTAAAAATAGACTGACTTAACATAACGGTTCCCGGACGATAAAAAAGGAGACGATTCCAGCTTATTCGTCTCCTAAGTACTCCTATTTATTCCTCCTGTTCATTCGTATCCTCTCGAAAATTATATGCTGGCATTGTTCCAAAATCAGGTGGTTCCGGTACAGGCATATCTCCATTTGGACCAGTTGGTTTATTCTGCATTTTTGTTTCATTTAAATCCGTATAATAACGATCATCCGTTGAAGCTAAAGGCGGGGGAGCCCCATATAATTCATTATCATTTATATAAGGATTTTCCTTTGGCCGTGCAGGCATTTCCCTTTCGTTTGGAACATCAAATGGTTGCATTTGGCTTTGTTGATTCCTGAAAAGGGGTGGTTTTGGCCCGCCACATCCACATCCCCCTTTTTTCTGTCCATGTTTAGGTCCGTGATGCATTGGTGGTG is a window of Virgibacillus ihumii DNA encoding:
- the nadE gene encoding NAD(+) synthase, producing the protein MEQKVEAIVQWLRDQVKETGVKGLVVGVSGGLDSAVVAYLIQRAAPDNSLGVLMPLKSSRESIDHGKKVMDSCGINHLTVELSETHNVLYSTIKEQVEEKNEFNEKNNQLADANLRARLRMSTLYTLATNYNYLVVGTDNASEWYTGYFTKYGDGGVDILPIVEFTKQEVREMAAYLGVPDEVVNKQPSADLWEGQTDEDEMGTSYDTIDAYLRGKEVPERDKKIIENMHARTEHKRRGAKQFHLK
- a CDS encoding YebC/PmpR family DNA-binding transcriptional regulator, encoding MAGHSKWKNIQRRKNAQDAKKGKIFMRHQKDIYTAAKQGGGDPDTNPSLRLAVDKAKGDNMPNDNIDRAIKKATGSLDGASFEELTYEGYGPGGVAVIVQVLTDNKNRTASEVRHAFKKNDGNLGENGSVSFMFDRKGYIVITNEDGTIDEDEISLEAIEAGADDIVTQEDAYEIYTEPENFTNVCDQLRDSGYELEESEITMFPQTFSTPDEDDHKKMLQLIDMLEDSEDVQDIFHNLENAE
- the yajC gene encoding preprotein translocase subunit YajC — encoded protein: MDMLISLSPIILMFVIFYFLLIRPQQKRQKQVKQMQTDLKKGDEVITIGGFHGVVHAIDENTVVIQAAGENTKLTYDRSAIREVKS
- a CDS encoding TIGR04086 family membrane protein; translated protein: MYGWVVVLGLILLTSVILALLLRFTEMDGTALSWTTLITGLICLFAGGIVSGIKGKQKGWVIGGITGLGFTLFTFLIQYLGYEQAFSLQQSFYHLGYILAALLGGMIGVNMTSGQEE
- the ruvB gene encoding Holliday junction branch migration DNA helicase RuvB, whose translation is MDERMVTGELQNEDSTVELSLRPVNLNQYIGQEKVKENLSIFIQAARMREEPLDHVLLYGPPGLGKTTLAAIIANEMGVQFRSTSGPAIERAGDLAAILSSLEPGDVLFIDEVHRLPRSVEEILYPAMEDFFLDIVIGTGPSARSVRIDLPPFTLVGATTRAGLLSAPLRDRFGVLSRLEFYETKDLCAIVERTAEIFDTTITKEAASEIARRSRGTPRIANRLLKRIRDISQVKGETEISLETTSVALEMLQVDKAGLDHIDHKLLNSIIDGFQGGPVGLDTIGATIGEESQTIEDVYEPYLLQIGFLQRTPRGRVVTPKAYDHLGIQRNGA
- the tgt gene encoding tRNA guanosine(34) transglycosylase Tgt, with protein sequence MTAITYEHIKTCKQTGARLGKVHTPHGSFDTPTFMPVGTLATVKTMSPEDLHQMNANIILSNTYHLWLRPGEDIIREAGGLHKFMNWDGAILTDSGGFQVFSLSEMRNIKEEGVHFRNHLNGEKLFLSPEKAIEIQNALGSDIMMAFDECPPYPASYDYMKASVERTSRWAERCLKAHQRPEDQGLFGIIQGGEYEELRRQSAADLTSMDFPGYAIGGLSVGEPKDVMNRMLEFTTPLMPPDKPRYLMGVGSPDSLIDGALRGIDMFDCVLPTRIARNGTCMISNGRLVVRNAKFARDFSPIDENCDCHVCQNYSRAYIRHLIKCNETFGFRLTTYHNLYFLLKLMEQVRAAIYDDRLGDFKEAFFEQYGLNRPDAKNF
- a CDS encoding YhcN/YlaJ family sporulation lipoprotein; this translates as MWMLKIFCLLLFAVFIVGCNAVTDNAADNDGDLSSEPIHYETENERNNRLNNRPENIAEQGGYEQSERDRLNMGDRDAKTDLYTNEFTMSISEHLKQNKNVKQAQVVATDKKIVVGVQVNEYAPKGIKKTIKNEVKQMVPERKVVVYTDRVYWDKMRDEDAEPDQLNGDMEEFLDEFFNRERD
- the queA gene encoding tRNA preQ1(34) S-adenosylmethionine ribosyltransferase-isomerase QueA, which codes for MNIEDFDFDLPEGLIAQTPLKDRSSSRMLVLHRDDKRIEHQHFTDIKKYLNPGDCLVLNDTRVLPARLYGVKEDTGAKIEILLLHQKENDTWEVLTKPAKKVKVGTTLVFGEGKIRATCTEILEHGGRIMDFEYEGIFYEVLDELGEMPLPPYIKEQLPEKERYQTVYAKEEGSAAAPTAGLHFTNELLDELKVMGVIITFITLHVGLGTFRPVSVDNIDDHTMHSEFYHMTQETADTLTSVRENNGRIISVGTTSTRMLETITRDHNGKFMESSGWTDIFIYPPYEFQAIDGLITNFHLPKSTLIMMVSALADRESILHAYREAVRERYRFFSFGDAMLIL
- the ruvA gene encoding Holliday junction branch migration protein RuvA, with translation MIAYIRGVLTAVQEEAVIVDMHGVGYEIICANPFVFQHALNNEITINTYHYVREDIQMLYGFKNEDEKYLFTKLISVSGIGPKGALAVLGSVDVSGFVEAIEREDDKFLTSFPGIGKKTARQIILDLKGKLNAFVTVPVDSAELEQPTDAGTKELTEAREALKSLGYTDREIKTVLPKLQHENDHNTDEIVRKALALLMKN
- a CDS encoding ArsB/NhaD family transporter; the encoded protein is MDVLLATVIFIISYVFIMTEKYNRAVIAMSGGVLLLISGIYSVDDMFRTYIDWNTIALLFSMMVLISITERTGLFSFVAIRFAQKVRGSPVPLLIGVGMLTAFGSALLDNVTTVLIFVPIILKITKELQLPSFPYLLMIIFSSNIGGTATLIGDPPNIMIGQAVDHLNFLSFVNHLAPVAGIIFAAMVFMLYMLFRKSLRTGSSNVRKLLELDASEYLVRSPMLYQSISVLSMTLFGFLLHSFLHINLTIVAISGAVLLLLLTEKELDTEHILKQVEWITLFFFIGLFALVGGLREVGIIDELARMIVLFTDGDFSKTALLILWVSGLFSGVVDNIPFVAAMIPVIQEFETYGLVYLDPIWWSLALGACLGGNATLVGASANIVVAGLAEGEGEKIPFIRFMLYGIPFVIFSLVISTIYIFVRYLIPYMSGGL
- a CDS encoding DUF2905 domain-containing protein — its product is MQAGKLFIILGIVFLLIGIIWTFIGRLPGDISFKKGNFSFHFPIMTSIVVSIILSLIFFIISKFR